The following coding sequences lie in one Aspergillus luchuensis IFO 4308 DNA, chromosome 8, nearly complete sequence genomic window:
- a CDS encoding pyridoxal phosphate-dependent decarboxylase family protein (COG:E;~EggNog:ENOG410PK31;~InterPro:IPR015424,IPR002129,IPR015421;~PFAM:PF00282;~go_function: GO:0003824 - catalytic activity [Evidence IEA];~go_function: GO:0016831 - carboxy-lyase activity [Evidence IEA];~go_function: GO:0030170 - pyridoxal phosphate binding [Evidence IEA];~go_process: GO:0019752 - carboxylic acid metabolic process [Evidence IEA]) — translation MDLRDIKGTSQEQGQLHQKLWELNQTYTSGNVLPSASDLSRARASLPESLPAEGTGFESATQHILNDLVPAFNRSSISPNYYGFVTGGVTPAALFADNLVTAYDQNVQVHLAEHSISTDVEATALGLLADLLKLDRRSWNNGTFTTGATASNVHGLACGREFVLRAAAKKSGIDIDSVGEYGLFEIIQATGISGIQILSTMPHSSLAKAAGILGIGRANVKSICRENHYLQIDFERLEAELKASKASIVAVSCGEVNTGHFATSSLVEMKRLRSLCDKYGAWLHVDGAFGIFGRILNGAEFSAISKGCEGMELADSIAGDAHKFLNVPYDCGFVLCRHPGEAEKVFQNANAAYLSGGQSGALPIPSPLNIGMENSRRFRALPVYASLLAYGQIGYQEMLQKQVRLSRMIAGWIFDHPKYNALPDLSSKDELLDHTYIIVLFSAKDDELNSNLTKEINATSKLFVSGTSWQGRPACRIAISNWRVEEERDFALVTDVLDTVAGRV, via the coding sequence ATGGACCTAAGAGATATCAAAGGGACCTCCCAAGAGCAGGGCCAATTACATCAGAAGCTATGGGAACTTAACCAAACATATACATCAGGGAACGTGTTGCCTAGTGCTAGTGATTTGTCGCGAGCCAGAGCATCTCTACCAGAGTCTCTCCCTGCTGAAGGAACGGGTTTCGAAAGTGCCACCCAGCATATCCTAAATGACTTGGTCCCAGCCTTCAACCGCAGCAGCATAAGTCCTAATTATTACGGATTTGTCACCGGAGGTGTTACCCCGGCAGCCCTATTTGCAGACAATCTAGTCACAGCCTACGATCAGAATGTCCAAGTGCACCTTGCAGAGCATTCTATATCGACAGACGTCGAAGCCACTGCTCTTGGTCTGCTTGCCGATCTTCTGAAATTGGATCGACGGAGCTGGAATAACGGGACTTTTACCACTGGGGCCACGGCCAGCAATGTTCATGGATTAGCTTGCGGGAGGGAGTTTGTCCTCCGCGCTGCTGCCAAGAAGAGTGGAATCGATATAGATAGCGTTGGCGAGTATGGCTTGTTCGAAATCATCCAAGCTACAGGAATCTCTGGTATCCAAATTCTCTCGACTATGCCTCACTCTTCGTTGGCAAAGGCCGCTGGAATTCTTGGCATAGGCCGTGCCAACGTTAAGAGCATTTGTCGGGAAAATCATTACCTTCAGATCGACTTTGAACGACTTGAAGCGGAGCTAAAAGCCAGTAAGGCGAGTATCGTCGCTGTCTCCTGTGGAGAGGTCAATACTGGACATTTTGCGACGTCAAGCTTGGTTGAAATGAAACGCCTGCGTAGCCTCTGTGACAAGTACGGAGCCTGGCTTCATGTCGACGGTGCTTTTGGGATCTTCGGCCGGATATTGAACGGTGCCGAATTTTCGGCTATATCAAAGGGGTGTGAGGGTATGGAGCTAGCAGACTCGATCGCAGGTGACGCTCACAAATTCCTCAACGTGCCGTACGACTGTGGCTTTGTCCTTTGTCGCCATCCTGGTGAGGCTGAGAAGGTTTTCCAAAATGCAAATGCGGCCTACTTGTCTGGGGGGCAGTCTGGAGCGCTCCCAATACCTTCTCCACTAAACATCGGTATGGAGAATTCGAGACGGTTTAGAGCGCTGCCAGTGTATGCCTCGCTATTGGCATATGGCCAGATTGGGTATCAGGAGATGCTACAGAAGCAAGTTCGGCTTAGTCGAATGATCGCAGGCTGGATATTCGATCATCCCAAGTACAATGCTTTGCCAGATTTGTCAAGCAAGGATGAGTTGCTAGACCATACCTACATCATAGTGCTGTTCAGTGCAAAGGACGACGAGTTGAACAGCAACTTAACCAAGGAGATAAATGCGACTTCTAAGCTTTTTGTGTCTGGAACCTCCTGGCAAGGAAGACCGGCTTGTCGCATCGCAATCTCAAACtggagggtggaagaagaaagggactTTGCACTTGTGACAGATGTCTTGGACACCGTGGCTGGAAGAGTATAG
- the MON1 gene encoding guanine nucleotide exchange factor MON1 (BUSCO:EOG092624JL;~COG:U;~EggNog:ENOG410PJZ8;~InterPro:IPR043971,IPR043970,IPR043972,IPR004353;~PFAM:PF19036,PF19038,PF19037;~go_process: GO:0006623 - protein targeting to vacuole [Evidence IEA];~go_process: GO:0016192 - vesicle-mediated transport [Evidence IEA]), which produces MDSTDPGPSQDIPDHGITQAPTPRDDDTPLSEQATTGSTESTGGDHSAVLDERPPPLPPRPGTLNLLDEGGASLRVPRQPAQPALQSRATTAVSLPDVASQDTGKDTLAVRNLQGALKAKASLSHLASPRGSEAGDTASIRSTIPQGDLGDVDNVFGDFLATEPGLIRQPNTGLLQFPEFQADDVEDDFASEFEPVGDVGEEGENEELVLENWKSKRKHYIILSAAGKPIWTRHGDGGLISTYVGVIQTIISFYEDSKDRLSSFSAGDTKFVVVNKGPLYLAAISRMLESETQLKLQLEALYMQILSTLTLPSLTHLFSIRPSTDLKRPLQGSETLLSTLADSFTKGSPSTLLSALECLKIRKSHRQAINNTLLKTKVSGLLYGLVVAGGRLVSVVRPKKHSLHPGDLQLLFNMIFEAEAVKAGGGESWIPVCLPGFNSSGYLYMYVSFLDLREDSGNTADDTTTKEESVAIILISANKESFFELQGMRDAFVEQLEKNGSLKIIREAVDKGRPSTTDIVPGTVLHHFLYKSRANVQFTMSAYDPEFASVSRRRRLMSTYNNLHASIHAKHTHVKIHHCVSQSSSSFAWVTPVFEFYCVANANANRNALAQSASKIIDWVHQEEERLFIIGGAVF; this is translated from the exons ATGGATTCGACGGACCCCGGTCCGTCGCAGGACATCCCCGATCATGGCATTACGCAAGCGCCGACTCCCCGAGACGACGACACCCCATTGTCCGAACAAGCGACTACGGGATCTACAGAATCTACTGGCGGTGACCACAGCGCCGTTCTCGATGAACGGCCACCGCCTCTTCCCCCGCGCCCAGGCACATTGAATCTGTTGGATGAAGGAGGGGCATCTCTTCGGGTACCGCGGCAGCCTGCACAACCAGCTCTCCAATCCAGGGCTACAACGGCGGTATCTCTCCCAGATGTTGCTTCGCAAGATACAGGAAAGGATACTTTGGCTGTGCGCAATTTACAAGGCGCACTGAAGGCGAAGGCGAGCCTCAGCCACTTAGCCAGCCCAAGAGGAAGCGAAGCTGGCGATACTGCTAGTATCAGGAGCACAATACCTCAAGGAGATCTAGGCGATGTCGATAATGTCTTCGGTGACTTTTTGGCAACGGAGCCTGGGCTTATCCGCCAGCCTAACACGGGACTCTTGCAATTCCCGGAGTTCCAAGCTGACGACGTAGAAGACGATTTTGCCTCGGAGTTTGAGCCAGTGGGAGAcgttggcgaagaaggggagaacGAAG AACTGGTTCTGGAAAATTGGAAGTCGAAACGCAAACACTATATTATCCTCTCAGCTGCTGGCAAACCGATATGGACGCGACATGGTGACGGTGGTCTGATATCGACCTATGTTGGCGTCATTCAGACTATCATCTCGTTCTATGAAGATTCCAAAGACCGCCTAAGCAGTTTCTCCGCCGGTGATACAAAGTTCGTGGTGGTCAACAAGGGGCCTTTGTACCTGGCTGCGATCAGTCGCATGCTTGAGAGTGAAACGCAGCTCAAACTTCAGTTGGAAGCCCTGTACATGCAAATCTTGTCTACTTTGACTCTTCCATCCTTGACCCACCTCTTCTCTATCCGCCCTTCTACCGACCTCAAGCGGCCCCTCCAAGGCTCTGAGACGCTTCTATCTACGTTAGCCGACAGCTTTACGAAAGGCTCCCCATCCACACTACTTTCCGCATTGGAATGTCTCAAGATCCGCAAGTCTCATAGGCAAGCGATCAATAACACTCTTCTAAAGACCAAGGTCAGCGGCCTTCTCTATGGCTTGGTCGTCGCAGGTGGTCGGCTTGTCAGTGTCGTCCGACCTAAGAAGCATTCTCTGCATCCCGGCGATCTGCAGCTTCTTTTCAACATGATCTTCGAAGCCGAGGCTGTAAAAGCTGGTGGTGGCGAGAGCTGGATTCCCGTGTGCCTACCAGGCTTCAACAGCAGTGGGTACCTCTACATGTATGTCAGCTTCCTCGATCTCCGAGAGGACTCTGGCAATACTGCCGACGACACAACCACGAAAGAGGAGTCTGTTGCTATCATCCTGATAAGCGCCAATAAGGAAAGCTTCTTCGAGTTGCAAGGCATGCGCGATGCATTCGTCGAG CAACTAGAGAAGAATGGCAGTCTCAAAATCATCAGAGAAGCCGTTGACAAGGGCCGCCCCAGCACAACAGACATAGTTCCAGGGACCGTCCTGCACCACTTCCTTTACAAGTCACGGGCCAACGTACAATTCACAATGTCCGCGTATGACCCCGAATTTGCCTCGGTATCCCGACGTCGCAG GCTGATGTCCACCTACAATAACCTACATGCAAGCATCCATGCTAAGCACACCCATGTCAAGATCCACCACTGTGTCTCACAATCCTCGAGCTCATTTGCATGGGTGACACCGGTGTTCGAATTCTATTGCGTTGCAAATGCAAATGCAAACCGCAATGCATTGGCGCAGAGCGCAAGCAAGATAATAGACTGGGTGcatcaagaagaggagagactCTTCATTATTGGCGGAGCG GTATTCTAA
- a CDS encoding proline iminopeptidase (COG:S;~EggNog:ENOG410PKK2;~InterPro:IPR002410,IPR000073,IPR029058;~MEROPS:MER0001367;~PFAM:PF00561;~go_function: GO:0008233 - peptidase activity [Evidence IEA];~go_process: GO:0006508 - proteolysis [Evidence IEA]), giving the protein MASRVRENCHANDRWGYPGRLRVAELFFDVPLNYNKPNDGTLRLFARSVRRLVTPAEPSETPKDDKQLPFLVYLQGGPGMGCRPPQEYGWIGTVLEKGYQVLFLDQRGTGLSSTVTAGTLARQGNAIKQAEYMKNFRADNIVRDCEAVRRCLMTDCPEDKRKWSIIGQSFGGFCAVTYLSMFPEGLAEAFICGGLPPLVDNPDPVYARTYEKVIERNKAYYAKFPEDVERVKQIIQYLKDNEVALPTGTLTPERFQQMGILFGMHGGLDSIHDLVLRAWNDLDVFGFLTHPTLTSIDSFGGMDNNIIYAILHEAIYCQGKPSNWSADRLRASNPDFQIDANKSEILFTGEMVYKDMFDSYTELSQVRDAADILASTDDWPALYDEAQLARNEVPVYAATYIDDMYVHFDHAQNTAAKIKGAKQFITNVMYHNAIRSKSDELIQQLFALREDTID; this is encoded by the exons ATGGCTTCCCGGGTTAGGGAAAATTGTCATGCTAATGACAGGTGGGGTTATCCAGGCAGGCTCCGGGTGGCTGAATTGTTCTTTGATGTGCCTCTCAATTACAACAAGCCCAATGATGGCACTCTGAGACTGTTTGCCCGCAGTGTACGTCGTCTGGTAACGCCTGCTGAGCCAAGCGAGACCCCCAAGGACGACAAGCAGTTGCCGTTCCTGGTGTACTTGCAGGGTGGCCCTGGAATGGGATGCCGCCCCCCGCAAGAGTATGGCTGGATTGGAACAGTCCTCGAAAAGGGTTATCAG GTCTTGTTCCTCGATCAACGTGGCACTGGTCTCAGTTCCACCGTCACAGCGGGCACCCTTGCTCGGCAAGGCAATGCCATCAAACAAGCAGAGTACATGAAGAACTTCCGCGCAGACAACATTGTGCGTGACTGTGAGGCTGTTCGCCGTTGTCTGATGACCGATTGCCCCGAGGACAAGCGGAAATGGAGCATCATTGGCCAGAGCTTTGGCGGTTTCTGCGCCGTGACTTATCTTTCCATGTT CCCGGAAGGTCTCGCTGAGGCTTTTATCTGTGGTggacttcctcctctcgTTGATAACCCCGACCCTGTGTATGCACGTACATACG AAAAGGTCATCGAAAGGAACAAGGCATACTACGCCAAATTCCCCGAAGACGTCGAAAGAGTCAAGCAAATTATCCAATATCTGAAAGACAACGAGGTCGCTCTGCCTACAGGAACACTGACCCCGGAGCGATTCCAGCAAATGGGCATCCTCTTTGGCATGCACG GTGGTCTTGACAGCATTCATG ATCTTGTACTACGTGCCTGGAACGACCTGGACGTCTTCGGCTTTCTCACCCACCCCACGCTCACCTCTATTGACAGTTTCGGCGGCAtggacaacaacatcatctacGCTATTCTGCATGAGGCTATCTACTGCCAGGG CAAACCCTCCAACTGGTCCGCAGATAGACTACGCGCCTCTAACCCGGACTTCCAAATCGACGCCAACAAGTCTGAAATCCTCTTCACGGGTGAAATG GTCTACAAAGACATGTTCGACTCCTACACAGAACTCAGCCAGGTTCGAGACGCGGCAGACATCCTCGCCTCGACGGATGACTGGCCGGCGCTTTATGATGAAGCCCAGTTAGCACGGAACGAGGTTCCTGTCTACGCAGCCACATACATAGATGATATGTATGTCCACTTTGATCATGCGCAGAATACCGcggccaagatcaagggtGCCAAGCAGTTTATTACAAATGTTATGTATCATAATGCCATTCGCAGCAAGTCGGATGAGCTTATTCAGCAGCTGTTTGCTCTGAGGGAGGATACCATTGATTAG